A window of the Lonchura striata isolate bLonStr1 chromosome 35, bLonStr1.mat, whole genome shotgun sequence genome harbors these coding sequences:
- the PPP4C gene encoding serine/threonine-protein phosphatase 4 catalytic subunit, whose amino-acid sequence MGELSDLDRQIEQLRRCELIRESEVKALCAKAREILVEESNVQRVDSPVTVCGDIHGQFYDLKELFRVGGDVPETNYLFMGDFVDRGFYSVETFLLLLALKVRYPDRITLIRGNHESRQITQVYGFYDECLRKYGSVTVWRYCTEIFDYLSLSAIIDGKIFCVHGGLSPSIQTLDQIRTIDRKQEVPHDGPMCDLLWSDPEDTTGWGVSPRGAGYLFGSDVVAQFNAANEVAMICRAHQLVMEGYKWHFGETVLTVWSAPNYCYRCGNVAAILELDEHLQKEFIIFEAAPQETRGIPAKKPVADYFL is encoded by the exons ATGGGGGAGCTGAGCGACCTGGACCGGCAGATCGAGCAGCTGCGGCGCTGCGAGCTGATCCGCGAGAGCGAGGTCAAGGCCCTGTGCGCCAAGGCCCG GGAGATCCTGGTGGAGGAGAGCAACGTGCAGCGCGTCGACTCGCCCGTCACC GTGTGCGGGGACATCCACGGGCAGTTCTACGACCTCAAGGAGCTGTTCCGG gtgGGTGGGGATGTCCCAGAGACCAATTACCTGTTCATGGGCGACTTCGTGGACCGCGGCTTCTACAGCGTGGAgaccttcctgctgctgctggcgctGAAG GTGCGGTACCCGGACCGGATCACGCTGATCCGCGGGAACCACGAGTCCCGGCAGATCACGCAGGTGTACGGCTTCTATGACGAGTGCCTGCGCAAGTACGGCTCCGTCACCGTGTGGCGCTACTGCACCGAGATCTTCGACTACCTGAGCCTGTCGGCCATCATCGACGGCAAG attttctgCGTGCACGGCGGCCTCTCGCCGTCCATCCAGACCCTGGACCAGATCCGCACCATCGACCGCAAGCAGGAGGTGCCGCACGACGGGCCCATGTGTGACCTGCTCTGGTCCGACCCCGAAG ACACCACGGGCTGGGGCGTGTCGCCCCGCGGCGCCGGGTACCTGTTCGGCTCGGACGTGGTGGCGCAGTTCAACGCCGCCAACGAGGTCGCCATGATCTGCCGCGCCCACCAGCTCGTCATGGAGGGCTACAAGTGGCACTTCGGAGAGACCGTGCTCACCGTCTGGTCCGCGCCCAATTACTGCTACCG GTGCGGGAACGTGGCGGCCATCTTGGAGCTGGACGAGCACCTGCAGAAGGAGTTCATCATCTTCGAGGCGGCGCCGCAGGAGACGCGCGGCATCCCCGCCAAGAAACCCGTGGCCGATTACTTCCTGTGA
- the ALDOA gene encoding fructose-bisphosphate aldolase A isoform X2: MAPPVPALTPEQKKELADIAQRIVAPGKGILAADESTGSIAKRLSSVGAENTEENRRWYRQLLFTADKRVEPCIGGVILFHETMYQKADDGRPFPQVIRDKGALVGIKVDKGVVPLAGTNGETTTQGLDGLMERCAQYKKDGADFAKWRCVLKISAHTPTRLAVMENANVLARYASICQQNGIVPIVEPEILPDGDHDLKTCQYVTEKVLAAVYKALSDHHVYLEGTLLKPNMVTGGHACATKYSPEEIAMATVTALRRTVPPAVPGITFLSGGQSEEEASLNLNAINRCPLARPWALTFSYGRALQASALKAWAGKKDNTKVAQEEYVKRALANSLACQGKYTPSGTAGAAASESLFVSNHAY; encoded by the exons ATGGCGCCCCCCGTGCCCGCGCTCACCCCCGAGCAGAAGAAGGAGCTGGCGGACATCGCCCAGCGCATCGTGGCCCCCGGCAAGGGCATCCTGGCTGCTGACGAGTccactg GCAGCATCGCCAAGCGCCTGAGCTCGGTGGGCGCCGAGAACACGGAGGAGAACCGGCGCTGGTACCGGCAGCTGCTCTTCACGGCCGACAAGCGCGTGGAGCCGTGCATCGGCGGCGTCATCCTCTTCCACGAGACCATGTACCAGAAGGCCGACGACGGGCGCCCCTTCCCGCAGGTCATCCGCGACAAGGGCGCCCTGGTGGGCATCAAG GTGGACAAGGGCGTGGTGCCCCTGGCTGGCACCAACGGCGAGACCACGACCCAGG ggctggacGGGCTGATGGAGCGCTGTGCGCAGTACAAGAAGGACGGCGCCGACTTTGCCAAGTGGCGCTGCGTGCTGAAGATCTCGGCGCACACGCCCACGCGCCTGGCGGTCATGGAGAACGCCAACGTGCTGGCGCGCTACGCCAGCATCTGCCAGCAG AACGGCATCGTGCCCATCGTGGAGCCCGAGATCCTCCCGGACGGTGACCACGACCTCAAGACCTGCCAGTACGTCACCGAGAAG gtcctggcagctgtGTACAAGGCCCTCAGTGACCACCACGTGTACCTCGAGGGGACGCTGCTGAAGCCCAACATGGTGACCGGGGGCCACGCCTGTGCCACCAAGTACAGCCCCGAGGAGATCGCCATGGCCACCGTCACCGCGCTGCGCCGCACCGTGCCACCCGCCGTGCCAG gGATCACGTTCCTGTCGGGTGGCCAGAGCGAGGAGGAGGCCTCTCTGAACCTCAACGCCATCAACCGCTGCCCGCtggcccggccctgggccctGACCTTCTCCTACGGCCGCGCCCTGCAGGCCTCGGCCCTCAAGGCCTGGGCGGGCAAGAAGGACAACACCAAGGTGGCCCAGGAGGAGTACGTCAAGAGGGCCCTG gcCAACTCGCTGGCGTGCCAGGGCAAGTACACCCCGAGTGGCACCGCGGGGGCGGCGGCCAGCGAGTCCCTGTTCGTGTCCAACCACGCCTACTGA
- the ALDOA gene encoding fructose-bisphosphate aldolase A isoform X1 — translation MAPPVPALTPEQKKELADIAQRIVAPGKGILAADESTGSIAKRLSSVGAENTEENRRWYRQLLFTADKRVEPCIGGVILFHETMYQKADDGRPFPQVIRDKGALVGIKVDKGVVPLAGTNGETTTQGLDGLMERCAQYKKDGADFAKWRCVLKISAHTPTRLAVMENANVLARYASICQQNGIVPIVEPEILPDGDHDLKTCQYVTEKVLAAVYKALSDHHVYLEGTLLKPNMVTGGHACATKYSPEEIAMATVTALRRTVPPAVPGITFLSGGQSEEEASLNLNAINRCPLSPMSPMSLSCI, via the exons ATGGCGCCCCCCGTGCCCGCGCTCACCCCCGAGCAGAAGAAGGAGCTGGCGGACATCGCCCAGCGCATCGTGGCCCCCGGCAAGGGCATCCTGGCTGCTGACGAGTccactg GCAGCATCGCCAAGCGCCTGAGCTCGGTGGGCGCCGAGAACACGGAGGAGAACCGGCGCTGGTACCGGCAGCTGCTCTTCACGGCCGACAAGCGCGTGGAGCCGTGCATCGGCGGCGTCATCCTCTTCCACGAGACCATGTACCAGAAGGCCGACGACGGGCGCCCCTTCCCGCAGGTCATCCGCGACAAGGGCGCCCTGGTGGGCATCAAG GTGGACAAGGGCGTGGTGCCCCTGGCTGGCACCAACGGCGAGACCACGACCCAGG ggctggacGGGCTGATGGAGCGCTGTGCGCAGTACAAGAAGGACGGCGCCGACTTTGCCAAGTGGCGCTGCGTGCTGAAGATCTCGGCGCACACGCCCACGCGCCTGGCGGTCATGGAGAACGCCAACGTGCTGGCGCGCTACGCCAGCATCTGCCAGCAG AACGGCATCGTGCCCATCGTGGAGCCCGAGATCCTCCCGGACGGTGACCACGACCTCAAGACCTGCCAGTACGTCACCGAGAAG gtcctggcagctgtGTACAAGGCCCTCAGTGACCACCACGTGTACCTCGAGGGGACGCTGCTGAAGCCCAACATGGTGACCGGGGGCCACGCCTGTGCCACCAAGTACAGCCCCGAGGAGATCGCCATGGCCACCGTCACCGCGCTGCGCCGCACCGTGCCACCCGCCGTGCCAG GGATCACGTTCCTGTCGGGTGGCCAGAGCGAGGAGGAGGCCTCTCTGAACCTCAACGCCATCAACCGCTGCccgctgtccccaatgtccccaatgtccctgagCTGTATCTga